Proteins encoded together in one Acipenser ruthenus chromosome 22, fAciRut3.2 maternal haplotype, whole genome shotgun sequence window:
- the LOC117973771 gene encoding post-GPI attachment to proteins factor 6-like, with protein sequence MKKRGPVCLLIAVFLTSCCATADDLTYVSEFYSKVPQKLSRYSWYGNVRLLLFKVPQDTVFVRWLFTGSRGAGATCANTTVTVHIRAGAPPVINPLETQFSENAAFSLAHNFTLMLGSAGPNMTFFNLTNPAVGDWFIAAHLPKDDGKIEPKGFSSSCSYFFQPQMFVRRVIDMPVLEPGVPLQQTVSSPDKPAVLKVFIPAYTAELSLRLSGCRTENSTADSCPLVLTLGSAALTRSSPKTVNCSGQAECPARLHTPPWESWVRITVESLNSNLSTSFQITAALTAGCKPKSGGLFSDFLSKFSSVNGTGLFSNATSNATLLVDNATALVQPQADSLLNSAPSGDSCLRSQPVFREDVDVVSVRFALINGPNISISSQDPTLISLNLNSGADSGGTLVLDLRLNQTSLTHVNATVVVCVSPGSPVLTLNESQSCTTAFTQGYSLRMNGTSPEAALHIPFPETALWYLTLHTVCPAHASECGKVSGTVLASSLLSACVNDCGTYGECRLLRSYGYLYAACTCKAGQRGWSCTDASEAQSYARQMLAALLLTLSNLMFIPPIVVAVYRYYIVEASVYLFTMFFSTFYHACDQPGVTVMCIMDYDTLQYCDFLGSVSSIWVTILCMARVKDIFKYMLFMLGTLVIAMSMQLDRRGMWNMLGPCLCAGLAMIAAWIYRGVQRRQCYPTTWKRWVFFLLPGIVSAVVGISLYVFAQTDENYLYTHSAWHILVASSVVFLLPPREKHKKPWGWSQEAICGYQICKNEREELYTVP encoded by the exons ATGAAGAAACGGGGTCCCGTGTGTCTCCTTATCGCTGTTTTTCTCACCAGCTGCTGCGCCACCGCAGACG ACTTGACCTATGTCTCGGAGTTCTACTCCAAGGTTCCTCAGAAGCTCTCCAGGTACAGCTGGTATGGGAACGTGCGACTCCTCCTCTTCAAAGTCCCGCAGGACACCGTCTTCGTCCGATGGCTGTTTACTGGCAGCCGGGGTGCAGGAGCAACCTGCGCAAACACCACAGTAACAGT ccACATTCGGGCCGGTGCCCCTCCAGTCATTAACCCTCTAGAGACTCAGTTTTCTGAGAATGCAGCCTTCTCTCTGGCACACAACTTCACCCTGATGTTAGGCTCCGCAGGACCAAACATGACCTTCTTCAACCTCACCAATCCTGCAGTGGGAGACTGGTTCATAGCTGCACATCTTCCCAAAGATGACGGCAAAATTGAGCCCAAA GGCTTTTCCTCTTCATGCTCCTACTTTTTCCAGCCCCAGATGTTTGTGAGACGGGTGATTGACATGCCTGTTTTGGAACCTGGTGTTCCTCTTCAGCAGACTGTGTCCTCCCCCGACAAGCCCGCTGTGCTCAA AGTATTCATCCCTGCGTATACGGCGGAGCTGAGCCTGCGGCTCAGTGGGTGCAGGACGGAGAACAGCACTGCAGACTCCTGCCCGCTCGTGCTCACCCTGGGCTCCGCTGCTCTCACCCGCTCCTCCCCGAAAACAGTGAACTGCAGCGGGCAAGCTGAGTGTCCAGCCCGGCTCCACACCCCTCCATGGGAGAGCTGGGTCCGGATCACCGTGGAGAGCCTCAACAGCAACCTGTCCACATCCTTCCAGATCACAGCTGCTCTCACAG CTGGATGCAAGCCTAAAAGTGGCGGATTGTTCAGTGATTTCTTATCCAAATTCAGCAGTGTGAACGGCACTGGTCTTTTCAGCAATGCCACTTCCAACGCCACGCTGCTGGTGGACAACGCGACGGCCCTCGTCCAGCCCCAAGCCGACAGCTTGCTGAATAGCGCCCCCTCTGGGGACTCCTGTCTGCGCAGCCAGCCCGTGTTTAGAGAAGACGTGGACGTGGTGTCTGTGCGCTTCGCTTTGATCAACGGGCCAAACATCAGCATCTCTTCTCAGGATCCCACTCTGATCTCCTTGAATTTAAATTCCGGAGCAGACAGTGGAGGGACGCTGGTTCTGGACTTGAGGTTAAATCAG ACTTCTCTTACACATGTAAATGCCACTGTGGTGGTCTGTGTGAGTCCCGGGTCTCCTGTGCTGACACTGAATGAATCGCAAAGCTGCACAACCG CCTTCACTCAGGGTTATTCTCTCCGAATGAACGGCACGTCTCCAGAAGCTGCACTTCATATCCCCTTCCCTGAGACTGCACTCTGGtacctcaccctgcacacagtgTGCCCTGCCCATGCCAG TGAGTGTGGAAAGGTGTCTGGGACGGTGCTGGCTTCCTCTTTGCTGAGTGCCTGTGTTAATGACTGTGGCACCTATGGAGAGTGCCGGCTGCTCCGATCCTATGGGTACCTGTACGCTGCCTGCACTTGTAAAGCAG GGCAGAGAGGATGGAGCTGCACTGATGCCAGTGAAGCACAGTCCTATGCACGGCAGATGCTGGCTGCCCTCTTGCTGACCCTGAGTAATCTCATGTTCATCCCGCCCATCGTGGTGGCGGTGTACCGCTACTACATCGTGGAGGCCTCTGTGTACCTCTTCACAATGTTCTTCTCAACG TTTTATCATGCATGTGACCAGCCTGGCGTCACTGTAATGTGCATAATGGATTACGACACGCTGCAGTACTGCGATTTCCTTGGGTCAGTCTCTTCTATTTGGGTAACCATCCTCTGCATGGCAAGAGTTAAGGATATCTTTAAATAT ATGCTGTTCATGCTTGGCACTCTGGTCATTGCCATGTCTATGCAACTTGATCGACGAGGCATGTGGAACATGCTGGGCCCGTGCCTCTGCGCTGGTCTTGCTATGATAGCAGCATGG atttaccGCGGCGTCCAAAGGCGCCAGTGCTACCCCACAACGTGGAAGCGCTGGGTGTTCTTCCTGCTCCCTGGGATAGTGAGCGCAGTCGTTGGCATTTCTTTGTACGTCTTTGCGCAGACCGATGAGAACTACCTCTACACGCACAGCGCTTGGCACATACTGGTGGCGAGCAGCGTGGTCTTCCTGCTGCCTCCCCGGGAGAAGCACAAGAAGCCGTGGGGCTGGTCCCAAGAAGCCATCTGTGGGTATCAGATCTGTAAGAACGAGAGGGAGGAGCTCTACACTGTCCCCTAG
- the LOC117973766 gene encoding protein PERCC1-like, which translates to MAAGVIRNLTNFRLAFQHPFYTLTDQQEDMDFQEGSSEEEDEEEGDGEMEEEEEGEEEEEEGAGDTDAPQHSSHGTTEMTIQLLRFADLISCDIQRYFGKKSKEEDPDACEIYEDRLSSVGRSGRERYYADLMRVAQSRGREEEEEELPHALRALCSRDSIQQLGPLAELFSVGLRRYVKPGGAEHARRQKGECRHGQGVPMCKRRLPPSFWAEPAPHPTACLLSTTNTPDFSDLLANWTCESSQELQGVSSTNSPRQQTLEPAQYHIA; encoded by the coding sequence ATGGCAGCCGGGGTCATTCGAAACCTGACCAATTTCAGATTGGCCTTCCAGCACCCCTTCTACACCCTCACTGACCAGCAGGAGGACATGGACTTCCAGGAGGGGTCcagtgaggaggaggatgaggaggagggggatggggagatggaggaggaggaggagggggaggaggaggaggaggagggtgcaGGAGACACCGATGCTCCCCAGCACAGCTCCCACGGCACCACTGAGATGACAATCCAGCTGCTGCGCTTCGCAGACCTCATCAGCTGCGACATCCAGAGGTACTTTGGTAAGAAGAGCAAGGAGGAGGATCCCGATGCCTGCGAGATCTACGAGGACAGGCTCTCCTCTGTGGGCCGGTCGGGGCGCGAGCGCTACTACGCAGACCTGATGAGGGTGGCTCAGAGCAGGGGccgcgaggaggaggaggaggaactcCCCCACGCCCTGAGAGCCCTCTGCAGCCGGGACAGCATCCAGCAGCTGGGGCCCCTGGCGGAACTCTTCAGCGTCGGGCTGCGGAGGTATGTGAAGCCGGGGGGAGCTGAGCACGCACGGAGGCAGAAGGGGGAGTGCAGGCACGGCCAGGGGGTGCCCATGTGCAAACGCAGGCTGCCCCCCTCCTTTTGGGCAGAGCCGGCCCCGCACCCCACCGCCTGCCTGCTCAGCACCACCAACACCCCTGACTTCAGCGACCTGCTGGCCAACTGGACTTGCGAGAGCAGCCAGGAGCTGCAGGGGGTGAGCAGCACAAACTCACCCAGGCAGCAGACGCTGGAGCCTGCACAATATCACATAGCATAG
- the LOC117962931 gene encoding H(+)/Cl(-) exchange transporter 7-like: MANVTKKVSWSSRDEGTGESAPLVNGAGKDTARYSRQFSNSSILGRLSTVDLDDQSSEDTETSHLKEIPHNEKLLSSKYESLDYDNSENQLFLEEERRMSSLEFRMLEISRWVVCALIGILTGLVACFIDIAVEQLAGVKYSVVKHSIDTFTEVGGLSISLILWAALNSAIVVVGSITVAFFEPAAAGSGIPQIKCYLNGVKIPHVVRLKTLVIKVFGVISSVAGGLAVGKEGPMIHSGAVIAAGISQGRSTSLKRDFKIFEYFRRDTEKRDFVSAGAAAGVSAAFGAPVGGVLFSLEEGASFWNQMLTWRIFFASMVSTFTLNFFLGIYHGKVGDLSNPGLINFGSFENEAMVYNVYEIPVFIFMGVMGGVLGAIFNTLNYWLTIFRIRYIHRPCLQVMEAVLVAAVTATVSFAMIYFSNDCQPLGEDQAEYPLQLFCSDGEYNSMATAFFNTPEKSVQSLFHDPPGSYDPQTLGLFTLSYFLLAFWTYGLAVSAGLFIPSLLIGAAWGRLFGIFLAKMSNGSIWADPGKYALIGAAAQLGGIVRMTLSLTVIMVEATGNVTYGLPIMLVLMTAKIIGDYFVEGLYDIHIKLQSVPFLHWEAPATSHALTAREVMSSPVTCFSRLEKVGNIVDVLSNAATNNNGFPVVSEFSASDEPGRLCGLILRSQLIVLLKHKVFVERAHSSLIQRKLQMKDFRDAYPRFPPIQSIHVSQDERNCMMDLSEFMNPTPYTVPQETSLPRVFKLFRALGLRHLVVVDEENRVVGLVTRKDLARYHLGKHGLEEMQISQT; this comes from the exons ATGGCTAACGTCACCAAGAAAGTGTCGTGGTCCAGCCGGGACGAGGGAACCGGGGAGAGCGCTCCGCTTGTAAACGGGGCTGGCAAAGACACTGCACGGTACTCCAGACAG TTTTCGAATTCCAGTATTTTGGGGAGGCTGAGTACCGTGGATCTTGATGACCAGAGCAGTGAG GACACAGAAACAAGTCATCTGAAGGAAATCCCACACAATGAAAAACTCCTTTCCTCAAAATACGAG AGCCTGGATTATGACAACAGTGAGAACCAGCTGTTTCTGGAGGAGGAGAGGCGGATGAGCTCCTTG GAGTTTCGCATGCTGGAGATCAGCCGTTGGGTGGTGTGTGCTCTCATTGGGATCCTCACTGGCCTCGTCGCCTGCTTCATCGACATCGCGGTGGAGCAGCTGGCTGGGGTCAAATACAGTGTAGTCAAACACA GTATTGATACCTTCACGGAAGTTGGCGGGCTGTCCATCTCGCTCATACTGTGGGCTGCTCTCAATTCAGCGATCGTCGTGGTCGGCTCCATCACAGTTGCCTTCTTCGAG CCTGCAGCTGCAGGAAGTGGCATCCCCCAGATCAAGTGCTACCTCAATGGAGTAAAGATTCCCCACGTGGTTCGGCTGAAG ACCCTCGTTATCAAAGTGTTTGGAGTGATCAGCTCTGTAGCTGGAGGTCTTGCAGTGGGAAAG GAAGGGCCGATGATCCACTCTGGAGCGGTTATAgctgctggcatttcccaggGCAGATCCACGTCTTTAAAGAGAGATTTTAAG aTCTTCGAGTACTTCCGCAGAGACACAGAGAAGAGGGATTTTGTGTCGGCAGGAGCAGCTGCCGGAGTGTCGGCTGCATTCGGGGCCCCAGTCG GTGGGGTGCTCTTCAGTTTGGAGGAAGGGGCTTCGTTCTGGAACCAGATGTTGACGTGGAGAATT TTCTTTGCATCCATGGTGTCCACGTTCACCCTGAACTTCTTCTTGGGTATCTACCACGGCAAAGTGGGAGACCTGTCGAACCCGGGTCTCATCAACTTCGGGAGTTTCGAGAACGAG GCCATGGTGTACAATGTATACGAAATTCCTGTCTTCATATTCATGGGGGTAATGg GCGGCGTTCTCGGCGCAATCTTTAACACCTTGAACTACTGGCTGACGATCTTCAGAATCAG GTATATTCACCGGCCCTGCCTGCAGGTGATGGAGGCTGTGCTGGTAGCGGCTGTGACAGCCACCGTTTCCTTTGCTATGATTTACTTCTCCAATGACTGCCAGCCGCTGGGGGAGGACCAAGCAGAGTATCCCTTGCAG CTGTTCTGCTCGGACGGGGAGTACAACTCGATGGCCACAGCTTTCTTCAACACACCAGAGAAGAGTGTACAAAGCCTGTTTCACGACCCTCCAG GCTCCTATGACCCCCAGACCCTGGGCCTCTTCACACTCAGCTATTTCCTACTGGCCTTCTGGACCTACGGACTGGCTGTGTCCGCAGGACTGTTCATCCCCTCCCTCCTGATCGGAGCAGCCTGGGGCAGGCTCTTCGGGATCTTCCTGGCCAAAATGTCAAACGGATCT ATTTGGGCTGATCCCGGGAAGTACGCATTGATTGGAGCTGCAGCTCAGCTTG GTGGGATCGTTCGAATGACCCTCAGTCTGACTGTCATCATGGTGGAAGCGACAGGAAACGTCACCTACGGCCTCCCCATCATGCTGGTGCTGATGACGGCGAAAATAATCGGCGATTACTTTGTGGAG GGCTTGTATGACATCCACATTAAACTGCAGAGTGTCCCGTTCCTGCATTGGGAAGCCCCAGCCACCTCCCACGCTCTCACTGCCCG GGAGGTGATGAGCTCTCCAGTGACGTGTTTCAGCAGGTTAGAGAAAGTGGGGAACATCGTGGACGTTCTCAGTAACGCAGCGACGAATAACAACGGCTTCCCAGTGGTCAGCGAGTTCAGTGCCAGTGATGAG ccTGGAAGACTCTGTGGTTTAATTTTGCGATCACAACTGATTGTTCTTCTGAAGCACAAG GTGTTTGTGGAGAGGGCCCACTCCAGCCTCATTCAGAGGAAGCTGCAGATGAAGGATTTCCGGGACGCCTACCCTCGCTTCCCCCCGATCCAGTCCATCCACGTGTCCCAGGACGAGCGCAATTGTATGATGGACCTGAGCGAGTTCATGAACCCCACGCCCTACACCGTGCCCCAG GAGACCTCCCTGCCTCGAGTGTTCAAACTCTTCCGAGCTCTGGGGTTAAGGCACCTGGTAGTGGTGGATGAGGAAAACAGG GTCGTGGGGCTTGTGACGAGGAAAGACCTGGCCAGGTATCACCTGGGCAAACACGGTCTGGAGGAGATGCAGATCTCACAGACGTGA
- the LOC117973619 gene encoding pentraxin-4-like: protein MPSCGTVAWLLLLLTCLCAQRGSGQQAGQAETGTRKPFFERLRRLEEQFRRFQELTLTRLQGIADNYNLSYNIEARFQLLTDQYTNISQAITGFQDTAASDLNSLKFWTKKLQKKSKKLDLKVSALEKSLNEKNKQTLRDNKERDAVLSSLTQELQDQRDQISSLSSDKDQARAGIQGLQDALRSQEAKVERFEQQVSSALPNEAPSSSEPSAQHSSNQTPEGKATETQDTDGEQLQQQKPGKKLQVKHFKGRQLQERQTPRTPAFRPQPVKETQVNQPLQQTQGLPPPLQRHKIPRQQQQEPPKKPGTICNVKSMLVFPNASTENYVTFTKGFPAELHELSVCTWLRTGAGYLGTLLSYATEENDNKLVLHGRNSSAPQTSMHFVIGDPAFRELPVGPLLDRGWHHLCVIWSSIEGKYWYYVDRRLSAAGSKFQKGYEVPSGGSLVLGQEQDSVGGGFDVAESFVGSLAGFTAWNRALTPGEVSGIATGKGLPRGTVFTLDDIAAVHGDVQRVDCGCLEHCV from the exons ATGCCGAGCTGCGGGACGGTGGCATGGCTGCTCCTGCTCCTGACCTGTCTCTGTGCGCAGCGTGGGTCCGGGCAGCAGGCAGGGCAAGCTGAGACGGGCACGAGGAAACCTTTCTTTGAGAGGCTGAGGAGGCTGGAGGAGCAG TTCCGCAGGTTCCAGGAGTTGACTCTGACGCGCCTTCAAGGAATCGCAGACAACTACAACCTCTCGTACAACATCGAGGCGCGCTTCCAGCTGCTGACAGACCAGTACACCAACATCTCCCAGGCCATCACCGGCTTCCAAGACACCGCCGCCAGCGACCTCAACAGCCTCAAGTTCTGGACCAAGAAGCTCCAGAAGAAAAGCAAGAAGCTGGACCTCAAGGTGAGTGCCCTGGAGAAATCCCTGAACGAGAAGAACAAGCAGACCCTGAGAGACAACAAGGAGCGCGACGCCGTCCTCTCCAGCCTCACCCAGGAGCTCCAGGACCAGAGGGATCAGATCAGCTCCCTCTCCTCCGACAAGGATCAGGCACGGGCCGGCATCCAGGGGCTGCAGGATGCTCTCAGAAGCCAGGAGGCCAAGGTGGAGCGGTTTGAGCAGCAGGTGAGCAGCGCTTTGCCGAATGAGGCCCCTTCCTCCAGTGAACCCTCAGCCCAGCACTCCTCCAACCAGACGCCCGAAGGAAAAGCAACTGAGACTCAGGATACAGACGGGGAGCAGCTCCAGCAGCAGAAGCCTGGAAAGAAGCTCCAAGTCAAGCATTTCAAGGGCAGGCAGCTTCAGGAGAGACAGACCCCCAGGACTCCAGCGTTCAGACCCCAGCCCGTCAAGGAAACCCAGGTGAACCAACCTCTGCAGCAAACCCAGGGCCTCCCCCCGCCCCTCCAGAGACACAAGATCCCCCGGCAACAGCAGCAAGAGCCCCCCAAGAAGCCAGGCACGA TATGCAATGTGAAGTCGATGCTGGTCTTCCCCAACGCCTCCACTGAGAACTACGTCACCTTCACGAAGGGGTTCCCCGCGGAGCTTCACGAGCTGTCTGTGTGCACCTGGCTGCGGACCGGGGCCGGCTACCTGGGCACCTTGCTGTCCTACGCCACGGAGGAGAACGACAACAAGCTGGTGCTGCACGGCCGCAACTCCAGCGCCCCGCAGACCAGCATGCACTTCGTCATCGGAGACCCCGCCTTCCGCGAGCTGCCTGTCGGCCCGCTGCTGGACCGCGGGTGGCACCATCTCTGCGTCATCTGGTCATCCATCGAGGGCAAATACTGGTACTACGTCGACCGGAGGCTGTCCGCGGCCGGCTCCAAGTTCCAGAAGGGGTACGAGGTCCCGTCAGGGGGGTCTCTGGTCCTGGGGCAGGAGCAGGACTCGGTGGGAGGGGGGTTCGACGTGGCCGAGTCCTTCGTAGGCAGCCTGGCTGGGTTCACAGCATGGAATCGGGCCCTGACGCCCGGGGAGGTGTCTGGGATAGCCACCGGGAAGGGCCTGCCTCGAGGGACAGTCTTCACGCTGGACGATATCGCCGCTGTCCACGGGGACGTGCAGCGCGTGGACTGCGGCTGCCTTGAGCACTGCGTGTGA